In Microbacterium sp. SLBN-146, one genomic interval encodes:
- the rimM gene encoding ribosome maturation factor RimM (Essential for efficient processing of 16S rRNA) translates to MAAVESVGGDGRAPRPSAPTGRAQLRVGRLVKAHGLKGAFKLELYTDDPDGRFVPGATFTLQVPDSSPWHGKSLTVREFRWMNSHAVVFFEGVDDRSAAEELLRAILWIDEDAAAAPDEEDAWYDHQLVGLDVVRDDVVVGRVVRVDHLPSQDLLVVRAEDERETLVPFVKAIVPEVDVRAGRVLVTPPAGLFEDLPAEDDMPDAESTADLDGESEAVDDETDASASSDVREHQSR, encoded by the coding sequence ATGGCCGCCGTCGAATCGGTGGGCGGCGATGGCCGTGCACCTCGTCCCTCCGCGCCCACAGGACGCGCGCAGCTGCGCGTCGGGCGCCTCGTCAAGGCGCACGGCCTCAAGGGCGCCTTCAAGCTCGAGCTCTATACCGACGATCCCGACGGCCGCTTCGTGCCGGGCGCGACGTTCACGCTGCAGGTTCCCGACTCTTCGCCGTGGCACGGCAAGTCGTTGACCGTCCGTGAATTCCGGTGGATGAACAGCCACGCCGTCGTCTTCTTCGAGGGCGTCGACGATCGCAGCGCCGCTGAGGAGCTTCTGCGCGCCATTCTCTGGATCGACGAGGACGCCGCAGCCGCCCCCGACGAAGAAGACGCGTGGTACGACCACCAGCTCGTGGGACTCGACGTCGTGCGCGATGACGTCGTCGTCGGTCGTGTCGTCCGTGTCGACCACTTGCCTTCGCAAGATCTCCTCGTCGTCCGAGCCGAGGATGAGCGCGAGACGCTCGTTCCGTTCGTGAAGGCCATCGTGCCCGAAGTCGATGTACGCGCGGGACGAGTGCTCGTCACCCCGCCCGCCGGGCTGTTCGAAGACCTGCCGGCCGAGGACGACATGCCCGATGCCGAGTCCACCGCAGACCTCGACGGGGAGTCGGAGGCCGTCGACGACGAGACCGATGCATCAGCCTCGTCGGATGTCCGCGAGCACCAGTCCCGCTAG
- the ffh gene encoding signal recognition particle protein — protein sequence MATFGTLSDRLTDTFRNLRTKGKLTPADVDGTVREIRRALLDADVALPVVKEFTAKVRGRALGDEVNRALNPAQQVVQIVNEELVAILGGQQRRLQFAKNPPTVIMLAGLQGSGKTTFAGKLARQLEKDGHTPLLIAADLQRPNAVNQLQVVAERAGAAIYAPEPGNGVGDPVRVAREGVEVARRQQHDVVIIDTAGRLGVDAELMKQASDIRKVTDPDEVLFVIDAMIGQDAVNTAKAFQDGVDFTGVVLSKLDGDARGGAALSVASVTGRPIIYASTGEGLDDIEAFHPDRMASRILDLGDILTLIEQAQEAFDEAEAMKMAEKLATETFTLEDFLEQMQQLKKMGSMKKMLGMLPGMGQMKQQLDDFDESEIGRTEAIIRSMTPVERRNPKVLNGSRRLRIARGSGVTVTEVNQLVQRFDQAAKMMKTVARGGTPNIPGMGPIPGSRPGASAKRGKQPKAKGSRSGNPAKRAAENAGIAAQASSTPTGSGFGLGGAKGAPSEADLAELQKMLGRG from the coding sequence ATGGCGACTTTCGGCACACTCTCCGACCGGCTCACCGATACGTTCCGCAATCTGCGGACCAAGGGCAAGCTCACACCCGCCGACGTCGACGGCACCGTCCGCGAGATCCGTCGGGCCCTCCTCGACGCCGACGTCGCTCTCCCCGTCGTCAAGGAGTTCACCGCCAAGGTCCGAGGGCGAGCGCTCGGCGATGAGGTCAATCGGGCGCTCAACCCCGCACAGCAGGTCGTCCAGATCGTCAACGAAGAGCTCGTCGCGATCCTCGGCGGACAGCAGCGCCGCCTCCAGTTCGCCAAGAACCCGCCGACCGTGATCATGCTCGCGGGCCTCCAGGGCTCGGGTAAGACGACCTTCGCGGGAAAGCTCGCGCGTCAGCTCGAGAAGGACGGGCACACGCCCCTCCTCATCGCCGCCGACCTCCAGCGTCCCAACGCGGTCAACCAGCTCCAGGTCGTGGCCGAGCGCGCGGGCGCGGCGATCTACGCTCCCGAGCCCGGCAACGGTGTGGGCGATCCCGTCCGCGTCGCGCGCGAGGGTGTCGAGGTCGCTCGCCGCCAGCAGCACGACGTCGTCATCATCGATACGGCGGGCCGTCTCGGTGTCGACGCGGAGCTGATGAAGCAGGCCTCTGACATCCGCAAGGTGACAGACCCCGACGAAGTGCTCTTCGTCATCGACGCCATGATCGGACAGGACGCCGTCAACACGGCGAAGGCGTTCCAGGACGGCGTCGACTTCACCGGTGTCGTCCTGTCGAAGCTCGACGGCGACGCGCGCGGTGGTGCCGCACTTTCGGTCGCCTCCGTCACAGGGCGCCCCATCATCTACGCGTCGACCGGTGAAGGACTCGACGACATCGAGGCCTTCCACCCCGACCGGATGGCTTCGCGCATCCTCGACCTCGGTGACATTCTCACCCTCATCGAGCAGGCGCAGGAGGCCTTCGACGAGGCCGAAGCCATGAAGATGGCCGAGAAGCTCGCCACCGAGACCTTCACCCTCGAAGACTTCCTCGAGCAGATGCAGCAGCTCAAGAAGATGGGCTCGATGAAGAAGATGCTCGGGATGCTGCCGGGCATGGGCCAGATGAAGCAGCAGCTCGACGACTTCGACGAGAGCGAGATCGGTCGCACCGAGGCGATCATCCGGTCTATGACGCCCGTCGAGCGCCGGAACCCCAAGGTTCTCAACGGATCGCGGCGCCTGCGTATCGCACGGGGATCGGGTGTCACGGTCACCGAGGTCAATCAGCTCGTCCAGCGCTTCGATCAGGCTGCGAAGATGATGAAGACCGTCGCGCGTGGCGGCACCCCCAACATCCCGGGCATGGGGCCCATCCCGGGGTCGCGTCCCGGAGCGTCGGCGAAGCGCGGCAAGCAGCCGAAGGCGAAGGGCTCGCGTTCGGGCAATCCCGCCAAGCGTGCGGCCGAGAACGCCGGCATCGCGGCTCAGGCTTCTTCCACGCCGACAGGATCGGGCTTCGGACTCGGCGGCGCGAAGGGCGCGCCGAGCGAAGCAGATCTCGCCGAGCTGCAGAAGATGCTCGGCCGGGGCTGA
- a CDS encoding glutamate--cysteine ligase, which yields MTEAFATSARSSVGVEWELMLVDPESGELVGRAPEIIDALADRLEHERHTVTSELLTNTVEVTSGIGDTVAAAIDDIADAISAVRSVSDPLGVELMCAGSHPFAQWYDQEVTDKTRYHKLIERTQWWGRNMMIWGIHVHVGVEDVNKVFPIINALATYLPHMQAISSSSPFWAGERTGYASNRSLVFQQLPTAGLPWPLTDWSEFEDYLEDMARTGVIEDSSEVRWDIRPAPRWGTIEVRACDGMSTLPELAALAALVQVLVEHFSRELDEGRTLPTLQPWFVRENKWRAARYGLEARLIVDADGTQRLVTDHLRETVDRLADVAAELKCAREFAGLDAILTQGSSSTRQMLVADAADGDLRDVVQHLIREFRAGPTLREHLANLAT from the coding sequence ATGACGGAGGCCTTCGCCACTTCTGCCCGCTCGTCGGTCGGTGTCGAGTGGGAATTGATGCTGGTGGATCCCGAGAGCGGCGAACTCGTCGGGCGAGCGCCCGAGATCATCGACGCCCTCGCCGACCGCTTGGAGCATGAGCGCCATACCGTCACGAGCGAGCTGCTGACGAACACCGTCGAGGTGACAAGCGGCATCGGCGACACGGTCGCCGCCGCGATCGACGATATCGCCGACGCCATCAGCGCCGTGCGCTCCGTGAGCGATCCGCTCGGCGTCGAGCTCATGTGCGCGGGAAGTCACCCCTTCGCCCAGTGGTACGACCAAGAGGTCACGGATAAGACGCGCTACCACAAGCTCATCGAACGCACCCAGTGGTGGGGGCGGAACATGATGATCTGGGGCATTCATGTGCACGTAGGCGTGGAAGACGTCAACAAGGTCTTCCCCATCATCAACGCGCTCGCGACGTATCTGCCGCATATGCAGGCGATCTCGTCGTCCAGCCCGTTCTGGGCGGGCGAGCGGACCGGATACGCGTCGAACCGGAGCCTCGTGTTCCAGCAGCTCCCGACAGCCGGTCTCCCCTGGCCGCTCACCGATTGGAGCGAGTTCGAGGACTATCTCGAAGACATGGCGCGCACCGGTGTGATCGAGGACTCCTCAGAGGTGCGCTGGGACATCCGCCCGGCGCCCAGGTGGGGGACGATCGAGGTGCGGGCCTGCGACGGCATGTCGACGCTTCCCGAACTCGCCGCCCTGGCAGCGCTCGTGCAGGTGCTCGTCGAGCACTTCTCCCGCGAACTCGACGAAGGCCGCACGCTCCCCACGCTGCAACCCTGGTTCGTGCGCGAGAACAAGTGGCGCGCCGCGCGGTACGGGCTCGAGGCCCGCCTCATCGTCGACGCCGACGGAACCCAGCGGCTCGTGACCGACCATCTGCGGGAGACGGTCGACCGTCTGGCCGACGTCGCCGCCGAACTGAAGTGCGCTCGGGAGTTCGCGGGTCTCGACGCGATCCTCACGCAGGGATCTTCGTCCACACGGCAGATGCTCGTGGCGGATGCCGCGGACGGCGACCTCCGCGACGTCGTCCAGCACCTCATCCGCGAGTTCCGGGCAGGGCCCACGCTACGCGAGCACTTGGCCAACCTCGCGACCTGA
- the trmD gene encoding tRNA (guanosine(37)-N1)-methyltransferase TrmD gives MRINVVTIFPSFFDVLEVSLLGKARGRGLLDVRVHDLRDHAHDRHRTVDDTPYGGGAGMVMTPEPWGLALDAIAADADSRPVFVFPSPAGERFTQSTARELADSPHLVFGCGRYEGIDERVFSYAATLGEVRLISLGDYVLNGGEVAAMAMIEAIGRLVPGVVGNPESLVEESHEDGLLEYPSYTKPASWRGYDVPDVLLSGHHGKVAEWRHEQQLERTKQRRPDLLD, from the coding sequence ATGCGCATCAACGTCGTCACGATCTTCCCGTCGTTCTTCGACGTCCTCGAGGTGTCTCTGCTCGGCAAGGCCCGCGGTCGGGGTCTGCTCGACGTGCGGGTTCATGATCTTCGCGACCACGCCCACGACAGGCATCGCACGGTGGACGACACTCCGTACGGGGGCGGGGCCGGAATGGTCATGACTCCTGAGCCGTGGGGGCTCGCACTCGATGCGATCGCCGCGGATGCCGACAGCAGACCCGTCTTCGTCTTCCCGTCGCCTGCGGGGGAGCGATTCACACAGTCGACGGCGCGCGAACTGGCCGATTCTCCGCACCTCGTGTTCGGATGCGGAAGGTACGAGGGCATCGACGAGCGCGTCTTCTCCTACGCCGCGACGCTGGGGGAGGTGCGCCTCATCAGCCTCGGTGACTACGTGCTCAACGGCGGCGAGGTGGCCGCCATGGCAATGATCGAGGCGATCGGAAGGCTCGTTCCGGGCGTCGTGGGCAACCCCGAGAGTCTCGTCGAGGAGTCTCACGAGGACGGATTGCTCGAGTATCCGTCGTATACGAAGCCCGCTTCCTGGCGCGGCTACGACGTGCCGGATGTGCTTCTCAGCGGACACCACGGCAAGGTCGCCGAGTGGCGGCACGAGCAGCAGCTCGAGCGGACGAAACAGCGTCGACCGGATCTCCTCGACTGA
- a CDS encoding RNA-binding protein, protein MLAAALEHVVKGIVDHPADVRIQSSTSPRGDVLEVHVHPDDRGRVIGRGGRTAKALRTLISALADGRRVRVDVADD, encoded by the coding sequence TTGCTCGCCGCCGCGCTCGAACACGTCGTCAAGGGGATCGTCGATCACCCTGCCGACGTCCGCATCCAGTCGTCCACGTCACCGCGCGGTGACGTCCTCGAGGTGCATGTGCACCCCGACGACCGGGGTCGCGTCATCGGGCGCGGCGGCCGCACGGCCAAAGCACTTCGCACGCTGATCTCAGCCCTCGCCGACGGGCGCCGCGTCCGCGTCGACGTCGCCGACGACTGA
- a CDS encoding TetR family transcriptional regulator: MTNEPRAGRPRASSRETLADAACELFLERGFENTSIADIASRAGVSRSSFFNYFASKSDVLWAGLDERLTAFERDVRETSASEPVSSVERAVAELATGFTPDPLALAIVNAAAMGLVDELAREGAVRRARVARAVVDRLQKDGADRLAAEVAGAAWGGAVLSAIEAWALDGAGRTSLRSFLQRASTIAARTTPVTPPGAVRQLRLVVHAPEFDRTLAFYRDAVGMPQVGAYEADGGARVAILEAGRATLELANFAQISFIDRVETDGGQSDRLRVALEVDDARSTAARLSERGAEVEASARPTPWGSINARLRGPADLQLTLFQELGSEDGDAPGA, encoded by the coding sequence GTGACGAACGAACCGCGCGCCGGACGACCACGAGCTTCATCGCGCGAGACGCTTGCCGACGCGGCGTGCGAACTCTTCCTCGAGCGCGGGTTCGAGAACACGTCGATCGCCGACATCGCGTCTCGCGCCGGCGTGAGCCGTTCGAGCTTCTTCAACTACTTCGCGTCGAAGTCCGATGTGCTGTGGGCGGGGCTCGACGAGCGCCTCACCGCGTTCGAGAGAGACGTCCGCGAGACGTCCGCCAGCGAGCCGGTGTCGAGCGTCGAACGCGCTGTCGCGGAGCTCGCGACCGGCTTCACGCCGGATCCACTGGCGCTCGCGATCGTCAACGCGGCCGCGATGGGGCTCGTCGATGAACTCGCGCGTGAGGGCGCCGTCCGCCGCGCGCGCGTCGCGCGGGCCGTCGTCGACCGGCTGCAGAAAGACGGCGCAGATCGGTTGGCGGCCGAAGTCGCCGGTGCCGCGTGGGGAGGAGCGGTGCTGTCGGCGATCGAGGCGTGGGCGCTGGATGGTGCGGGCCGCACCTCGCTCCGTTCCTTCCTGCAGCGCGCGTCGACCATCGCGGCGCGCACGACGCCCGTCACGCCGCCGGGTGCCGTGAGGCAGTTGCGTCTCGTCGTCCACGCGCCCGAGTTCGACCGGACCCTCGCGTTCTACCGCGACGCGGTCGGGATGCCGCAAGTCGGCGCCTACGAAGCCGACGGCGGGGCGCGCGTCGCCATCCTGGAGGCGGGACGCGCGACGCTCGAGCTGGCGAACTTCGCTCAGATCTCCTTCATCGACCGTGTCGAGACCGATGGGGGGCAGAGCGATCGGCTTCGCGTCGCGCTCGAAGTCGACGACGCGAGGTCCACGGCGGCGCGACTCTCCGAGAGGGGCGCCGAGGTCGAAGCATCCGCTCGTCCTACACCCTGGGGATCGATCAACGCGCGGTTGCGCGGCCCGGCGGATCTGCAGCTCACGCTCTTCCAAGAGCTGGGGTCGGAGGACGGCGACGCGCCGGGCGCGTAA
- the map gene encoding type I methionyl aminopeptidase, translated as MIELRTPAEIDAMRPAGRFVAETLATLRDETTVGTNLLAIDRRAHDLIRRAGAESCYIDYHPSFGASPFGKVICTSINDAVLHGLPFDYSLRDGDLVTLDFAVSVDGWVADSAVSFIVGTPRDEDLALIDTTERALDAAIAAATVGNRIGDISHAIAGVAHADGYRINTDFGGHGVGREMHGDPHVPNDGKAHRGYPLRAGLVLALEPWFLQTTDELVTDPDGWTLRSVDGSRGAHSEHTIAITADGPIVLTDRSFLGVH; from the coding sequence ATGATCGAGCTGCGCACTCCCGCCGAGATCGACGCCATGAGGCCCGCGGGCCGCTTCGTCGCGGAGACTCTCGCGACCTTGCGCGACGAGACCACGGTCGGCACCAACCTCTTGGCGATCGATCGGCGCGCGCACGACCTCATCCGCCGTGCCGGCGCAGAGAGCTGCTACATCGACTACCACCCGTCGTTCGGGGCCAGCCCTTTCGGCAAGGTCATCTGCACGTCGATCAACGACGCCGTTCTCCACGGACTCCCCTTCGACTACTCCCTGCGGGATGGCGACCTCGTCACACTCGACTTCGCCGTCTCGGTCGACGGCTGGGTCGCCGATTCGGCGGTGTCCTTCATCGTGGGTACCCCGCGGGATGAGGACCTCGCTCTCATCGACACGACGGAGCGCGCTCTCGATGCCGCGATCGCCGCAGCAACGGTCGGAAACCGCATCGGCGACATCTCCCACGCGATCGCCGGCGTCGCACACGCCGACGGCTACCGGATCAACACGGACTTCGGCGGACACGGTGTCGGACGCGAGATGCACGGCGATCCCCATGTCCCCAATGACGGCAAGGCCCACCGCGGCTACCCGCTGCGCGCGGGGCTCGTGCTCGCGCTCGAGCCGTGGTTTCTGCAGACCACCGACGAACTCGTGACCGATCCTGACGGATGGACGCTGCGCTCGGTCGACGGCTCGCGCGGTGCCCACTCGGAGCACACGATCGCCATCACGGCCGACGGCCCGATCGTCCTGACGGATCGGTCCTTCCTCGGGGTCCACTGA
- the rpsP gene encoding 30S ribosomal protein S16: MAVKIRLKRLGKIRAPYYRIVVADSRTKRDGRVIEEIGKYHPTEEPSFIEVDSDRAQYWLGVGAQPTEQVRALLKLTGDWGRFQGDENAVSTVKTAPEKVPFEVDSSKKSVVQPKAEKKADEPAEASEPAAETDAE, translated from the coding sequence GTGGCTGTAAAGATCCGTCTCAAGCGTCTCGGCAAGATCCGTGCGCCGTACTACCGCATCGTCGTGGCCGACTCGCGTACCAAGCGCGATGGTCGTGTCATCGAAGAGATCGGAAAGTACCACCCCACCGAGGAGCCCTCGTTCATCGAGGTCGACTCCGACCGTGCGCAGTACTGGCTCGGAGTCGGCGCTCAGCCGACCGAGCAGGTGCGTGCCCTGCTCAAGCTCACGGGCGACTGGGGTCGGTTCCAGGGCGACGAGAACGCCGTCTCGACGGTGAAGACCGCTCCCGAGAAGGTCCCGTTCGAGGTCGACTCGTCGAAGAAGTCTGTCGTCCAGCCCAAGGCCGAGAAGAAGGCCGACGAGCCCGCTGAAGCCAGCGAGCCCGCCGCCGAGACCGACGCAGAGTAA
- the pyk gene encoding pyruvate kinase, giving the protein MRRAKIVATLGPATQDYDVVEALVRAGLDVARLNRSHGDDDAHDLLFSHVRRASDSTGRAVGILVDLQGPKIRLARFADGPHTLEAGDEFTITTEDVVGTKEIVGTTYPHLAADVAPGDTILVNDGKVRLRVRATDGVRVVTEVVVGGEVSDNKGMNLPGVAVTTPAMSPKDEEDLRWALRRGADMVALSFVRSPRDVHRARVIMAEEGRDLPLIAKIEKPEAVTHLQEIIDAFDGVMVARGDLGVELPLESVPVVQKRAIELARRWAKPVIVATQMLESMIENPVPTRAETSDVANAVLDGADAVMLSGETSVGAHPVAVVETMARIIESTERQGLDRIPELGTRPRTQGGALTLAAASIAEFVDASYVCVFSQSGDSARRMSRLRHPVPIVSFTDLPGARARNTVIWGVQTYLVPRGESTDELIEIIDDVLLREGLAKVGDRVVMTAGAPPGRAGTTNNVRVHVVGSGASETLP; this is encoded by the coding sequence ATGCGCCGCGCCAAGATCGTCGCCACCCTGGGCCCGGCGACGCAGGACTACGACGTCGTCGAGGCTCTCGTCAGAGCGGGTCTCGACGTCGCACGGCTGAACCGCAGCCACGGCGATGACGACGCGCACGATCTGTTGTTCTCGCACGTCCGCCGCGCAAGCGACTCGACGGGTCGGGCGGTCGGCATACTCGTGGATCTTCAGGGGCCGAAGATCCGGCTTGCCCGGTTCGCCGATGGACCGCACACGCTCGAAGCGGGAGACGAGTTCACGATCACGACCGAGGACGTCGTCGGGACCAAGGAGATCGTCGGGACGACGTATCCACATCTCGCCGCCGATGTCGCGCCGGGCGACACGATCCTGGTCAATGACGGAAAGGTGCGCCTCCGCGTGCGGGCGACCGATGGGGTGCGCGTCGTCACCGAGGTCGTCGTCGGCGGCGAAGTCTCCGACAACAAGGGGATGAATCTCCCCGGAGTCGCTGTGACGACGCCGGCGATGAGCCCGAAGGACGAGGAGGATCTCCGGTGGGCGCTCCGCCGCGGCGCGGACATGGTCGCTCTTTCCTTCGTGCGCAGTCCGCGCGACGTGCACCGGGCGCGCGTCATCATGGCCGAAGAGGGAAGAGATCTTCCACTCATCGCGAAGATCGAGAAGCCCGAGGCCGTGACGCATCTGCAGGAGATCATCGATGCGTTCGACGGCGTCATGGTCGCGCGCGGAGATCTCGGCGTCGAGCTGCCGCTCGAGAGCGTCCCCGTCGTTCAGAAGCGAGCGATCGAGTTGGCGCGCCGATGGGCGAAGCCGGTCATCGTCGCGACGCAGATGCTCGAGTCGATGATCGAGAATCCCGTGCCCACTCGGGCCGAGACGTCCGATGTCGCGAACGCGGTTCTTGACGGTGCGGATGCCGTCATGCTCTCCGGCGAGACGAGCGTCGGCGCGCACCCCGTCGCGGTCGTCGAAACGATGGCGCGGATCATCGAGTCGACCGAGCGCCAGGGGCTCGACCGCATCCCGGAGCTCGGGACGAGGCCTCGTACGCAGGGGGGTGCCCTGACCCTCGCCGCGGCGAGCATCGCGGAATTCGTCGACGCTTCTTACGTCTGCGTCTTCAGCCAGTCCGGGGATTCCGCTCGTCGGATGTCACGGCTGCGGCATCCGGTTCCCATCGTGTCTTTCACGGATCTCCCCGGTGCGCGTGCGCGCAACACCGTCATCTGGGGGGTGCAGACGTACCTCGTGCCGCGCGGAGAGTCGACCGACGAGCTGATCGAGATCATCGACGACGTCCTGTTGCGTGAAGGACTCGCGAAAGTGGGTGATCGCGTCGTGATGACGGCGGGCGCTCCTCCCGGCCGTGCGGGGACGACGAACAACGTGCGCGTCCACGTCGTCGGCTCGGGCGCCTCGGAGACGCTTCCGTAG